ttttacctcttccgaggtaattgTAGTACGCTCTTGTAACAATAAATCGGTGAAGTGCTCCCATGATTCTGGTAGAGatgccaacaacatcatgccttGTTCTTTATCGTCTAGAATCTTTTCGACATTCTTCAAGTCCATCATGATTTTATTAAACTCATCTAGATGAGATATGATGGATGTACCTTCAATGTATCGAAACtgaaacatcctcttcaacatgtataatCGATTGATCAAACCCTTCGTAACATAGAGGgcccgaagttttgcccacatcGCTGCTGTATCTTTTTCATCGgctacctctattaacacctCATTCGATAGGTTCAACAGGATTATGCTCCAAGCCTTTTTCATTAGCTCATCCTTGTTGGCATCTTTCATTGTTTCGAGCAATTTGTCCTTGCTCTCCAATGCTTCGGCCAAACCTTGAGTTATCAATAGTGTCTCCATCTTGACGCTTCATAATCCAAAGTTATTCTTCCCGTTAAATTTCTCAACTTCTACTCTAGCTCCGCACATAATTGTAAAGTcttagctttgataccaattgttgcgaaATCGGTACCGCAGCGGAAGCGGATCGTGACCTTTGCAATTATATTGGGAGCTATAGAAATCGGCAGAGAAATAAAACgaggaacaataaaggacacaagATAtatgtggttcggtccgaatgttGGAACCTATgtccacgggagagccaacaACAAAATAACTCATTAATAAATCGGAGAATTACAATCATTTGTGCTCAAGTGTTTCCCAATCCTAGATTATACACCCGATACCCATAGTGTTTAATAACTCAACTCGATGGACTTGATGCAACGACAAACCTCTCCGAACTCTAGACTCTCGTCGTCTCTTGAGCTCTTATTCTCTTGCCTCTCTCTTCACAGAGGTCTTTGCTCCTTTTTATGGGATATGTGAAGGAGACGAAAAAAACATCATCATTagatttcttcttgaaaaaagTCCTTGAAGATATCTTACCTTTCGATTCCCACATTCACCATAATCCATGGAATCTAATGATGATGGATGGTGGATGGGCACCCACAagcaataaggaaaagaaatggacgTGCACTCTTCCAACCTTCACTTTCCTCTTGTCGGCCAAGTGATGAAAAGCTAGCAAAGAGACAAGAGCATAAAGGCAAGAAGACAAATGGAGCCCCATCTTCATTGAGCATGCACTTCTTTAATGCTAGAATTTTCATATCCTTCATTCTTtctgtctaaaaaaaaatcttctgattttgcttGTCATCCTGCATGAAGAGAAAGGATGCACGTGAATTGAGTAGTAAACACTCTACATGTGTCAAGTCTCGTAAAGAGACTCAAACTCAAGACACGATTTTAATAAGGCTATTGGACGCAGTGTGAAAATTatcgttaaaaaaaattaccgacAAAATAAAGTCACCAAATTTTCTAGGTTGACCGATAGTCAATAGCTTTAACAGACCATCgattttttatataatataatgctataataaatataatataattatgcataaaagaaaaatgtgaagtTGATGATTTCATGAACTTACTAATCGTTATGATTGTTACTATTATTAATTCTGTTTTTGGTGTTGTTGAACTTGGagctaaaatatttataacaataagaatatttggaaaatttttcgaAAGTTTGCATTCATCATAGTATTCTTTGAGGCATGAAAAGATATGTATGATGTATGAATCAGAATACTTATGCTTGAACGATgacttgaggaaaaaaaatgaatgatgttgtaatgaatatttcatgagcacaAACTTCGCATGTAAAAGATTATGTTCCGTCGTCCACGTGATGGTAGCTACGACGCCACGGAGTTGCAATGCCCCGTGTGTCGGGATGCCCCATGGATGGATGTTGCGGGATGCCTCGGAGTTGAGATGCTCTATGTGTTAGGAAACTCTAGGAGTTTCAGGATGAAAGATGAAGTAATAAATACGATGCATGCTCACGTATATACATTTAATTGCATGAATAAGACACTAGGTGATGTGCATTGTGACAAATGTGACATTGGCCTGCATCACATGTACAATATTATAACACATCATTATGGAAGAAGATCATGCGAATGTTCAAGAATTCATATATTACTTTGAATGCTTGTGATTGTGAATTCCAAGTTGAGCGATAAGAGGATCATCTACCTTAGACTTAGAGATTTTATTTATTGGGCCTCGGCTCAcccattatttttcaaatatgtaGGATGGACTATCGGCCACCTCTGTTTGGAGCTGCGGTGCATGTAGAATATATCTATGAAGAAGTTTTTATTTCCGAACAAGCTATAGTGTATATTAAGTGTACCTCTTACGTATGGATCAACATTGGACTTGCGGAATGGGTTCCTCATCTATATGTTGCCTGGTGTTTAAACGTCGAGGGTGAGTTATAGGACCGATTAGAGGTTTTGATGCTACTCCAGGTTTCGGCAATGATGGCCTACCGATGGGTGAAGCCGTCAATCCTTAGTTGTCCGACCGACATTTGTACAGGCAGACTTTTGGTGTAGGAGAAGCAAAGTAGTGGAGATAGGCGACCCTAACCCTTCCCAGGTCTACATTatatttgtattgtatgataCGCTGAATATGtttgtaaaatataaataagtgACATGTATATTTGGTAAACTAGTGGTACAAATAAATGATGCATATTTATTTAGTAAACTCGTGCGAAGATGTGTCGGGGATgatgatgtgaaattttttttattatgcttCTGCAtgcaaataaataattaaagatATAAATAGAGATGACACGCGTAGCTCGTGACGTTTTGGGGTGTCGCAAGATTGGCCACATCGGGGCCTAATTTAAAATAAGGTTTGCTCTAAACCATCTTTTGAGAAAACAATCAtacttcggactcttatttgagatttttccttaAGTGAAGGAAAGATATATACTAAAACCTATAGTAGTTTCAACTTTCATAGGAGAAACTACCACAATCGTCTTCACATTCCTCGTTATATAACGATCGTAGAATCTAAGCTTCATTCAGGAATGTGATGACCCAAAAATTTGAGTTGCTTGTTCAGAAATATTATTGGATAATTATGAAGTGAAAATGATacaataaatatttttggataattgtgGGCTAAAAATAAGGCGACAGCGTGACAAGGTATAGTTTATTTTGGAAACGACGGGGCTGAGTACATATGAAATTGGGATCGGACGAGTACACGGGGACGAGGTGGCCATGTGGCCGATTATGATGAGGCGGCTGAGGCGGTCGGCCACGTGTCACCGCTTGATACGTGGCGGCCATCTACCATGCCCACGTGACACGTGCTTAACACGTGTCATGGCATGGGTGCAATTGCAAGCAGGTCAACTTGATTCGTCGAAAGTTTCTGATCGCAAGCTAATGACCGAGCTGTTATAAATAGAAATTGGTGTCGCTTCATTCAATACTTTTGTCAAAAATCCAATCGATGCCCCGCCTTACCACCGGCACACGCTACCGACCGGAACCGAACTGCCACACACCGCCTATGACCCGTGCCTTTAGCTGTCCGCCGCCTTGGCCATGCACCGCCCTAGCATGGCCGTGTCGTTCGCCTATCGCCTTGGCCGATCGTTTGTCATCCGTTTGTTGTCTTAGGAAATTGGAATTTTTGAATCCAGGTGAGTGGATTTCTAACTTTTATGGTTTGCTTGGATTGATTTTAGAACTGTTCGTCGATAGTTTGGAATCCTAATTATATTCTTGAGTTGTCGTCTGATAATGTTTGATTTCTTCATCGTTGGGTTTTCTCGAAAAGAATTGATCATGAGAATCGTACGAATCATTCATTTGCATTGAATCTTCTGAGAACCGATGATGGTAATATTGCATTATGTATGCATGGCATAGCATATCATGAAACACTTGTCGTGAGGTTTATCCGAGGTTATATCGCCACGAGGTTTATCTGGCGATGTGAAACACTCGTCATGAGGTTTATCTAACGTTATCCCGCTATGAGGTTTATCTGGCAATGCTCCGTGGGAGCCGGACGGAATTCGAGATTTCCTTCGATGCTTTTTGATGGTCGGAGATGCCTCCGCCCTTGTGAGCTTGAGATGTCTCGGGAGTGAGATGCCGGGTGAGGTTTATCCCCTAGGACGACACACCCGCATGAGGTTTATCTATGAAGGAGTAGGAGATATTGCATataaattcacaattttttgGAAAGGAACTGAATGCCCGAGATGTGTGCATTTGGATTTATGAATTGTTGATGTGGCATTTTGATTTCAATGCTTGCATTGTATTGAGTTAGATGTCTATTCACGGAGCTGTTGAGCTCACCCCTCGTGGGATAATTATTTTCAGGTTAGCGTAGCTAACCAGTGATATTGGCGGCAATGAGTAACTTATGAATGTTGGTGGTGAATTACGAAGTCCGCCTGTGAGGGTGATGTTAAGCCAGAGTAGTTATCATATTTTGTCATGCTCCCattatctttgaacttttgtaaagaactgATTAAAAGATATGAATAAAAAGACTGCTGATGTTTGGCATGTATATTATCCGATTAGTAAACCATGAAAATGCCATACCCTTTGTATATGCGTGCCTGCCATTggatgttttgttttttcatacACTTGTGCCAGTatggccgcttgattgtttTTACTTAAAGCTTCTGCATGCGCCATTTACTCTgattaaggaaagattaaagCAGATAACGTAAGCCTTAGTCGCGGGCAGTTCGGTATGGGACGTTCCGCTAGCCTCGTGTGGATTGAGGATGCGACAGTGGCGAACTGCCTGGGTAGCTACAAGGGAAGATAGAACCCATATCGTAtagcaaaattaaattttttgacgatacgaaattttctttctcgattttgttagtgataaaaaaaaaacttccaatATATCTTATGGTAGCAAAAATGTATTTTTCTGAGGTAGGCTGATCTGTCACCCAACCTACTTAAACGACCTAAAGGATTGACCCTGTCCCTTTTGGAGAATGACCACTTATGGCACGGCTTCGCTTCCTCAAGCCATTTCCATGCTAAAAAGAGCTAAACCATATGGTGACTATATTCACTCGTaagattggacccaaaaaaaatattcactcgTAAGATGGGATCCCGTAACAACAAAAGCACTAAGGCTGTTTAAGTTAGAGTTTCTGTGAAATATAAGCCGAAAATGAGATTgatcttttaatttattgtaGTCGAATGTGAGATATGTACCCCCACAATGTTGAACACTTTGAGAACCTCgttataaataattattaattttgAATATATTATATACAGGTAAAAGATTTTATACATTCATAAACATTTGTTCTCAAACatttaaaatcaaaatatgtATAAGAATGCATAGAGGTGCCGATTACCAAATTATGCATAAGAATTAGAGATTTGTCAGGATCACAGATTTGCTAAAGTGACAATAAGGAACAAATATTAGGTACAGCTCGCACGTGAGCGTGCCACGTGGCTCGAGTTTTGTGCGATCTTTACCCAATTTAACGTAGACGTTTCCCACATGCAAAATTAACTAGAATCAAAAGTGGGCAATACCAATATTTGTAGGGCGGTGCTATTTTCACTCCCATTTTGGCTAAAACACTCCTTTTTGctagttaacttactaaaatacACTGCTCTTTCTTCAATTACATGTTTCTTTTTGTATCGGGCTAATTCACGAAtctacctttatttttagtcgatcttgataaaaacggaaaagtaaaattgatcacaaaatggaaaagatttaatttgttaaaagcataataaaatgtcgaacatgtttatatttagatatgtattaacaaagAATTAacacataaagaaaaaaacatgaaatttcgtgCTGTTCAACTCTTGgtataaagaaaggaattatattgattgtaaattcaatctcatagcaagtggatcaaCTTACACGAGTTTGAAATGCAGAatatgtaaataaattttcaaccctatcttgcaattcatattaaaatatgaaaaaaaaagcacaaataagtgataattatattggattttaaatttcaactcTGTAAAAATTTTttcctcaaactatttcataaaaaatagagagttaattgtgtgttcataagccgttataactagaaatttgTAACATTTTATATAGCatttctaattaaaagcatgagatcacaaattaaaaataaccaacttctctaggaaaagtgataacatgatgcattatagaatgatattttattggatgtaatttgacatttatattgtgaatttgatatttgaaaagaaataaaagcagttatgttggttaggttgataaaaaaagaaacaataacttgAAGAGAAATAAGGGTATTTCGATCTATTGACTGAAAAGAGCAATGCCTTCGTCAAAATGGGAGTGGAAAAAACGCTGCCCTATTTCTAACCCACCAATCAAAGGCGTGGTTGGAGAAAATTTCACTCCATAGGAAAACATGGCCCCTTTATAGTATGGCTTACAGAAGGGAAAACCGGTATCTTTTGAAGCATGGCTAGACGTCTTTATACTCTTGGTCGATAGTTGCTCGATGGATCCGGTCATTTCACGGTTTTTCACTATCTAAATAGAAAGGGTTTTCCTCGAAAATACCGGTGCAACCGATTCGAATCCTCCATTATTATTTGCATTGTCGGAGCTGATATTTGGTTTTCCCTCCTCTGGAGGGTTGGAGGTTTGTTTTGAGCGAGACCTTGCTCGACTTACATTAAGCAAGTCGCCGAAGGAACGAAGTACGGTGAACTCTTCTATACGAAGACCGCCGATGCAGGGGTTAAAATCTACATGGGAGTCGCGTTCACGTGACCTCAACATCCGTTGTAGGCATGGCAAGTCGCGACCGTTTATAGTTCGGTAAGATCTTAAGAAAAGCAACTAGCATCAAGCTCAGGTTTTATCCAATATTTTGCACGGGATCTAACAAAGTTAGTCGATATAGTCGAGCTGATAGACAACCAGTTAAGGTTGTCACATCACTTTGAGCGGAGACAACCTCGATCGATCCAGTGCGCGCGCGTAGGCAGTGAATAAAATCCCTTGCACAAGATCGGTAGAAGTTTTCAGTTTTCCAGTACGTCTTTAACGAGCGACTGTGCTCTTTGCAGCAGGGCTGAATATGAAGTATCACCCGTCGGGCTAGGTGTTTCGGTATTGTCATGTGCAGCAAAAAAATGTTGTGAAGCTTGCTGTTAGGTACTCGGGATAGTTCATAATTCGGTTTgtgtttagaaaaatcaatttattcgACACCATTATGCATGAGATCATCATCTGGAAGCATTGAGGATTCTGTATACATAAATGAGTCAAGTCTTAAGATTTCACTTTCAAAACGTGATGTCTGTTTGGGACGGGCTTAGGCTACTACATTCAAAGATACATCGAGACAAGGTTGGGACCAGGTCAGTCGTCCTCCTCCGAAACCCGTCAAAAATTAATAATCCAACCCACCTCTCTGACGTCAATCAATTGGAGACCATGTTCCTACTTCAGTACATCAGAAAACACGAATAGAGAGACGCTTGTGATCAAGTAAACCAGAAAGCAACTCATTTGGAGTGAAAGAGCCGATCAGGATGAGGCAGAAGATGGTCTTACAGTGGCAAACGTTCCATTATTGCGCCAATGCTATGAATCGAACAAGTCCGACTGGAAAGTTGTCTGTATCTGGACTTACCAAGAATCTATACTCTTCCTTGTATGTAACTTTCCTTGATATTTTGCAGTGCTTGCCTGATTGAATCCTCATCTAGACTGGAGTACTTCAGGCACAGCAAACGCTGAGCTACGCGGTACACCACCTGGAGAGCATTATATTGCTCATAGTTCACTTCCATTCTCTTCAGCTCctgaagaaaaaatttatttttatataattactTCAGTCCCAgtatgagattaaaaaaaaaaaacaaaggtaaaATGTCGGTACAAAACACATACAAGGCAAAGAATAGAGCAACTTTTATTTCCTCAGGTAAAAATTTCAGTGAAACTGAACCACAGAGATCCAGCCAGCCACTGCTAATAAAAGCTAATGGCTAGATTTTATTAAGATTAATCAGCTTCAATGATGAATAAGAAGATCAGTTGAAGAACCTTCTGTGTGGTCCTCGTTGTGATGCCTCTGGCTGTATCAATCACGGATCTTGGTAGCCCTGCCACTTCTGCTAAGAGAAGGCCGTAATGCGGTACATGTCGCGGACCATCCTTGAGTTGAAACTAGCACAAGAAAGAAGGCAAACGAATTGGTTAAATTAGTGTAAACTTAACAAACAAGCCTAAAGGGGATTGAAATATCACCTTGAAATCTAAGCGATTGCTATTTATGTCAACATGAAAATGCAGAACTTTCACATTTGGATAGATGGTTGCTAATTCAGACAGGTTCTCCATGTGAGTTGCAAATATTGTATACCTGAGAAATGAATGACATGTTTCAGCGGAAAAGCTGTGgtcattttttcctttggcaTCGTGAGAACATAGAAAGTATCACTTAAAAATCAGAATCTGTTTGAACTCAGAGTAAGCATGCATTATAGGCTCATTAGTTTCATAGGAACCTAACTGATACATTTTATATGGAACTATCCAGAAACAGTAATCTTCTTGGCCAATGGCATCCTATGATGCACACTCCTACTCCTTGATATCTCTGATGCTTATTAGTTGTATGCCGAAAAGTTGAACAGGTATTTTCATTAACAGGTGTCAACTGATTAAGGTCTGGTCACCCATCTCCACGTGCTTATGCCGTAAAATGATGCTTACACATGCTAGCCAGGTACATCAAACTTCAAGTTTTTGAAAAGTAGAGATTCACACTTTGTGCATGAAAGGTGGAAGAGCATAAGAACAGTCTGTGATATGAAAATGTCTCCCGAAAATGAATACTTTGTGTAGACATccataaaaaatcttcttcGCTAGCCTAAATAGCTACCAGGAAAAGTTCTGAGGCTTACGCTTTTACTGATAAGAGAAACTCACAGCAACTCCATGCAATGGCCAATCCATCAGATGAAGATGTCGCCCTCCCAAGTTCGTCCATGATGATAAGACTCCTACCGACAATCCCACCTGAACATATCATATGGAAATAGGGAAAAACGAGCAGCAAAATGCACATCTTGACAGTAATGTGAGATCACCTTGGAGAGAGATTCTGCATAATAAAAGAAGTCTCTTTCATCTCTGTCATAAACTGCAAGAACAGAACTTACTGAGAATATGATGCTTTACACTCAAGTAAGAAAGATTCGTATTCTAAGATAGTAATACGAGCAGTTTGTTGGGgctttcatgcaattttttataACAAACTATTGTACAGAGTAAAATATTATCTCACTTTTCCTTTTGCTGCAAGTTTTAAAGCACAATCCTTCTGTCCTGGTTTCTCTTCCACTAGAACATATAACAAAGTAAAAATGCTTGCTCTTATCTTTTGAAAATGCCTTTAAAATCATTAACATGATGTGGGGACCAAGCAACAATGTGTATCCATGGAATTTAACTCTCTACAGTTTACATGGATCATGTAAACGAGGTAAACGAGGTTGTTTTGAAAGCTATAATGTTAAATTAAGTTACTGGAAGGCGATTGCCAGCAACAAGGAAATAAGAAACTAAAGCCAACCAGATAGGCTACTTGTAACATTTCCTGTAGAATCCTGTTGTGAGGTACTAGGGGCACATCTTCAAGTCAATATCATGGGTTGCTCCAGTACATCCAGAATAACCAGACAATGGTTCCAACAGCACCTTTCTCAAGTAGGCCAGGACTCAAACAAACTTTAAAAAGCCACATCAAGCAATTCAGGGATGAAACAAGTTTAGTCAAACATATGTAGCAGTTCACATATTTCTGAAAATGGAGCCATTCTACTGTAAAATATTGAGAACAAGTTCGAGTAGAATATTTTCTGTTGCATATTCTAATGGTAAATCAAATAATAGATTCTATTCCACTTCTCTAAgcaattaggggtgtcaaatGTTGTCTTATTGTGATCCTGTTAGCATTTTATATCAGATCATGTCATCGTCAAAATAACTCCCATTATGTCCAGTATGATTAATGTGGGCTTCATTTTAATAAAAAGGTCAACATGACAAGTCATTTCACTTTCGTAATCTTGTTCATCTGATGTCAAAGTCGGGTTTCTCTCAGCTAATCATGTCGTAGACAAAATTGCCATTCCTAGAGCCACGCATAACAGTTTTTCAGGTCTTGCAGAATAATCAAATTAGATTGAACTATGACCTACTTCTGATATAAGCAGCCAGTTTCATGTCATTGTAGAGACATCATCTGAATGAACTAAACATACCGTACTAGAGTTTGATTCCAAATTATCCATTGAACCCATTCTCGTGAATATACGGTCAACGACTTTTATAGTTGAGAAACGAGCAGGGACATAGCAACCGATCTGAGCAAGAATTATAATCAGGCACACTTGCTGAAGATAAGTACTCTTCCCACTCCTGAAAAATGCAGGGCTTGATCAAGTTCCAAGTACCGATATATTAAGTCTTGAGCATTTTATCCAGACACCTTGCCTGGTTTACCCTCCTATATCTTTAAGCAGGAAATGAGTACCAATCGGATCctaggaaatcaaaatcacatgtAGATAGCAAGAGATCCCTATGGCTAGATTTGTACTCACAATTTTAATTTCCAGGCTTGTAATCTATACTTGTTCTGTTAAGGTTGCTCAGATATCACCGACAATATGCTTAAATCCTTATGTCAGCATGCATAGAACTTGGCCATTCTTTCATGCTGACATTTCTTTAAATTCCTAGAGTTGGTAGAAATGCCTGTCAGACCAGCTCCTTTAGGATCCGACATCCTCCCTCAACTCGAATTCTCATTGTTTGAGAACAGGTCCTATATGCTTTTTATATCATATGGTCTCCCTCTgcctatcagcttaagcttttggattggactttctaacacatGCCGGGGTATGCAAGACCATGTGAGTTACAGAGCTAGGCTTTGTAAACCCTACTTATATGAGTAGTGCAACTTCTAAGAGGGATATctccaaaaaaatgacaaacaCATAATGTCAGTACCAATGATTATAGGCTTTCATGACTAGTGATCCGATCTTCTGAGCCAACCTACTTTGACTTTTGCACCTAGATGGCTAGAATTCTGTCCAATTCCATAGAGCAAATTTGAATCTGCATTTACACATTTTAGGGGACGCGATCTAAAAAGTTGGGCCCTATCAGAGACATGACTGCAGCTTCTAGATCCAACAAATACTGTAGGAGAATGCCTTTTCTTTAAATAAAAGGTCGGAAAAGGATGCTTTATAGGATAGCTTGAACAAACAGCCTTTAGAATGAAAGAGGAGAAATACTGTGTTGAGAGTTTCTTACATGTTAGGACCCGTGACAATCACCATATTAGATGCCTCTGAAAGGAAGATACTGTTAGACTGCCCAGAGATAAGAAGGATAACTTTAATTAACTCTGCATAGCTTGAATAGGATAATAGAACCAAAACCTTGCATATAGTACAaccagttaaaaaaaaaaaacaagtgctATGCCTCCAAAGAAAACTAACATACAACAAAATCATTGTGTATGCTTTCCAGGATAGGGTGTCTTCCTGCATCTACAGCCAAGGGACCATTTTCTGTCAGTTAAACGACCACAGTCAAGAATTTCCCAGCTGCATCAATCAGATTAATATATCTAGTTTACATTTAGTGCGTGAAGTTACCTGTAAATTGTGGCCTAGAGTACTGATCAACAGGTTTAGTAGATATGCCATGGGCAAATGAATTAACAATCATGTCTAAAAGGCACAAAACTTCTGCCAGTAGTGTAAGGACAGAAGCATTCTCCCGTATGGCATCTAAAAGTGCTGCATAAACATCAAAGATACTCTTAGGGGTTTACAGAAGAATGCAGCTCCATACAAGATAATGCTCATGATATGAAACGTACATTAGAGATTTACAAGTGTGTCGAGtggaaataatttgaaaaagttaAGAGCTGGACACACCTCCCATATAATGACGAGGTTCACTCAACTCATTTTATTAAAATCAAAGACCCAAATTCCTTATGGAAATGATAGCAGAAAAAATACAGCTCGATCAAAAAATTTGCCACCAAATGTGATGATAGAGCAGGTCATGGTTTTGTTGATAGTATCAAAATGGTCCACATTTACATAGGTTTAGAGCTAGTTGGCATTTAAAACCAAAATGTTATGGTGTTGAGACAGGGAGAGAAGCCCATGAAACAATAGCAATGACAACAAAGCTTTATGACAATAAACATGTGAAGCTTGTGACAAAATTAATTATACAACTTGATTCAATTAAGAACCTTCCAGGCATATTTCAGTTCGTATGAAGCATTCAGCTGCTGCAGACTTATTCCGCACATTCAGCTGCAAGATCATGCCATTAGGAGAAAAAAGTTAATTTCCTTGACTTAATGCATAGTAAATGGAAATGCAATGAACAAAGTGAAGCAATTGGCAACTGACGTCAACCCTCCTGCAGACACAAGAGAACAAATTATCAAATACCTTCAACGTCCACAGATTGACCGCATTGAAAATTTCTTCATATTTCTTATATGAAACGGGTTTTGTCGTCAATGGTTGATTCCATACTATCTCACAAATCAACAAGAAACTTCTTCCACTAAGATGTCCCTTAATATCCTCATCATAGAGTTCATTGAGGATAAGATTGAGGACCATTTGCTGGAGGCGTCAGGAATGTTTGCTGGAGGCAAGATTTAATTCTTTTCTGGCATATGATGTAAGAAACTTCAAAATGACTCCTCTCCAGCATGTTATCTCGACTCACACATTTATCAATTTACTTTAATAGTGTCACACAAGCCACTATGGATGCGAACTCCAATCTATGAGGGTTCTTAGAAAATGTTAGCAAACTGCAGATGTACAAGAAACAGTTTACTCCGTAAGGcgcatttttcatttattcgcAATTCTTCTCCTTAATTCCC
This sequence is a window from Rhodamnia argentea isolate NSW1041297 chromosome 3, ASM2092103v1, whole genome shotgun sequence. Protein-coding genes within it:
- the LOC115727290 gene encoding DNA mismatch repair protein MSH4 isoform X6; this encodes MVTFNGSFDHMNIDATSVQNLEIIDPFHSSLLGTTNKKRSLFHTLKTTKTIGGTRLLRANLLQPLKDIETINARLDCLDELMSNEQLFFGLSQVLRKFPKETDRILCHFCFKLKKVTSGSLGFDHARKSQLLISSIILLKTALDALPLLSTVLKEANSSLLVNIHKSVCENQNYAAIRKRIGEVIDEDVLHARVPFVARTQQCFAVKTGIDGLLDIARRSFCDTSEAIHNLATQYREEFKLPNLKLPFNNRQGFYFSIPQKDIQGKLPSKFIQVVKHGNNIHCSTLELASLNVRNKSAAAECFIRTEICLEALLDAIRENASVLTLLAEVLCLLDMIVNSFAHGISTKPVDQYSRPQFTENGPLAVDAGRHPILESIHNDFVSNSIFLSEASNMVIVTGPNMSGKSTYLQQVCLIIILAQIGCYVPARFSTIKVVDRIFTRMGSMDNLESNSSTFMTEMKETSFIMQNLSPRSLIIMDELGRATSSSDGLAIAWSCCEFLLSVKAYTIFATHMENLSELATIYPNVKVLHFHVDINSNRLDFKFQLKDGPRHVPHYGLLLAEVAGLPRSVIDTARGITTRTTQKELKRMEVNYEQYNALQVVYRVAQRLLCLKYSSLDEDSIRQALQNIKESYIQGRV